In the genome of Thiomicrospira aerophila AL3, one region contains:
- the mreD gene encoding rod shape-determining protein MreD — protein sequence MTDRINDIEFSRVTWLWLLSYFVALTLNAINLQLTMPFFLPPLALIIAFFWTTYYIHSPHLISVFILGLLYDGLYQSLLGMHALLFVLLMFLMLRIRLRFRSYRIWQQSLVITFYLAIYQLTNYLMNGEILTGSQTWHYWTVPLLAGLLWVPIYMSFRWIISLHTHT from the coding sequence ATGACTGATAGAATTAATGACATCGAATTTTCTAGGGTCACCTGGTTATGGCTGTTAAGTTATTTTGTTGCACTTACTTTAAATGCCATTAACCTACAGCTGACCATGCCTTTTTTTCTTCCACCACTAGCGTTGATTATTGCCTTTTTTTGGACAACCTACTACATCCATTCCCCACACCTAATTAGTGTTTTTATACTAGGTCTTTTATATGATGGCTTGTATCAATCGCTGCTTGGCATGCATGCATTGCTTTTTGTTTTACTTATGTTTTTGATGCTACGTATTAGGCTACGTTTTCGAAGCTATAGGATTTGGCAACAATCACTAGTGATTACTTTTTATTTAGCGATCTACCAACTCACTAATTACTTAATGAACGGTGAAATCTTAACGGGCTCTCAAACTTGGCATTACTGGACAGTACCTCTGCTAGCAGGATTACTTTGGGTGCCTATTTATATGAGCTTTCGCTGGATAATCTCTCTCCATACCCACACCTAG
- the gatC gene encoding Asp-tRNA(Asn)/Glu-tRNA(Gln) amidotransferase subunit GatC, with protein sequence MALSEQEVLKIAKLSALDVSSQDLSRLSAKLSNVLDLFAQLEQVNTDHVLPMAHPLDKVQRLRADQAVADIPRDKYQAIAPACEQGLYLVPKVID encoded by the coding sequence ATGGCTTTATCAGAACAAGAAGTATTGAAAATCGCTAAATTGTCGGCACTTGATGTATCTTCGCAGGATTTAAGCCGGTTGTCGGCTAAGTTATCGAATGTGTTGGATTTATTTGCTCAATTAGAGCAGGTCAATACCGATCATGTGTTGCCGATGGCGCACCCGCTGGATAAAGTCCAGCGCTTACGAGCTGACCAAGCAGTAGCGGACATTCCACGTGATAAATATCAGGCCATCGCTCCGGCATGTGAGCAAGGGTTATATTTAGTCCCCAAAGTGATTGATTAA
- the mrdA gene encoding penicillin-binding protein 2 — protein MALFNKKSSEMGNSWTPKKNNSWPFKQRLWIALAVILITFSGLITRMVYLQYHHYETYLGLAEGNRISVQVIPPERGKIFDRQGRILADNRPVFSLSFTRERIPNLAESINDLQVLFPDLDPERLEQFAQRILRLPRHQTHVFPVSLNEQQAAVFAAHNHKFPGIQLTARQKRVYPFGETTAHLVGYVGRISEQDMARIDRARYRGTDIIGKSGLERFYESSLHGQPGLRRVETNARGRVIRILEQIPATPGEDLHLTVDIRLQQFLEQELAGRRAAAVAIEPSTGQILAFVSTPSYDANLFVDGISHSEYNTLLNDPERPLINRASRGQYPPGSTTKPITALGALELGFTTMTERIFDPGYFEFQDRRYHNWRREGHGWTDLKRSIVESVDTFYYKMSLDMGIDTIHDILAPFGFGALTGVDHPGEQMGILPSQAWKRATHGQPWFRGETIISSIGQGYNLVTPLQLAQATSILANRGKVITPHFKRDLEPTMHQLPIRNRQNWEYVINGMIDSVHTPRGTAWSSGRHIQGYKIAGKTGTAQVFSLNDQLYVEEELDKRLHNHALFVAFAPAHQPNIAISIIVENGGGGGRTAAPIAIRAIDYYQRELR, from the coding sequence ATGGCACTATTTAATAAAAAGTCTTCTGAAATGGGCAACAGTTGGACACCCAAAAAAAACAATAGTTGGCCCTTCAAGCAAAGACTTTGGATCGCCCTCGCCGTTATTTTAATCACATTTAGCGGTCTTATTACCCGCATGGTGTATCTACAATATCACCATTATGAAACCTATTTGGGTCTTGCTGAAGGCAACCGTATCTCTGTTCAGGTCATTCCGCCAGAACGCGGTAAAATCTTTGATCGCCAAGGCAGAATTTTGGCCGATAATCGTCCCGTTTTCTCATTAAGTTTTACCCGGGAACGTATCCCTAACCTAGCTGAAAGTATTAATGATTTACAAGTTTTATTTCCTGACTTAGACCCAGAAAGACTAGAACAGTTTGCCCAACGCATATTGCGATTACCGCGACATCAAACGCATGTGTTTCCAGTCAGCCTGAATGAACAGCAAGCCGCTGTCTTTGCCGCTCATAATCATAAGTTTCCAGGCATTCAACTAACTGCTCGCCAAAAACGTGTCTATCCATTTGGTGAAACAACCGCGCATCTTGTGGGCTATGTTGGCCGAATTAGTGAACAAGATATGGCGCGTATTGATCGAGCACGTTATCGTGGGACCGATATTATTGGGAAGTCAGGGTTAGAAAGATTTTATGAATCCAGCTTACACGGCCAGCCTGGTTTAAGGCGGGTCGAAACCAATGCGCGTGGCCGAGTTATCCGCATTCTTGAACAGATTCCAGCTACCCCGGGGGAGGACTTACACCTAACCGTTGATATCCGCCTACAACAATTTTTAGAACAAGAGTTAGCAGGACGACGCGCTGCTGCGGTGGCAATAGAACCGAGCACAGGGCAGATTTTAGCCTTTGTCAGCACACCAAGTTATGATGCCAACTTGTTCGTCGATGGCATCAGTCACAGCGAATACAATACCCTATTAAACGACCCAGAACGCCCACTGATCAATCGTGCTAGTAGAGGTCAATATCCGCCCGGTTCAACCACAAAACCCATAACGGCGTTAGGTGCTTTGGAACTTGGGTTCACCACCATGACTGAACGAATTTTTGATCCAGGTTATTTTGAATTTCAAGATCGGCGCTACCACAATTGGCGACGCGAAGGACATGGTTGGACAGACCTAAAACGCTCCATTGTTGAATCGGTGGACACCTTCTACTACAAAATGAGCCTAGACATGGGTATTGATACTATTCACGACATCTTAGCACCCTTTGGTTTTGGTGCACTAACCGGCGTTGATCATCCCGGTGAACAAATGGGAATTCTACCTTCACAGGCATGGAAGCGAGCCACTCACGGACAACCTTGGTTTCGCGGTGAAACCATTATCTCCTCAATAGGACAAGGCTATAATCTAGTGACGCCTTTACAATTAGCACAGGCTACCAGTATTTTAGCCAATCGCGGCAAAGTCATCACCCCGCATTTTAAGCGTGACCTTGAACCCACTATGCATCAACTGCCGATTCGTAATCGTCAAAACTGGGAATATGTTATTAATGGCATGATCGATTCGGTGCACACCCCCAGGGGTACGGCTTGGAGCTCAGGCAGACACATTCAAGGATATAAAATTGCTGGCAAAACTGGAACGGCGCAGGTGTTTAGCTTAAATGATCAACTTTATGTAGAGGAAGAGCTAGATAAGCGTCTTCATAATCACGCACTTTTTGTAGCTTTTGCACCCGCCCATCAACCCAATATTGCGATTAGTATTATCGTTGAAAATGGGGGCGGAGGCGGTCGCACTGCTGCGCCTATTGCCATTCGGGCGATAGATTATTACCAGCGAGAATTACGATGA
- a CDS encoding D-alanyl-D-alanine carboxypeptidase family protein codes for MKLSRTLFVSLLVSLSLIAPKVLANTPFIIPSPPNVAGTAHIVMDFDSGAIITSQEPDMKIEPASLTKIMTGYVVFSEIRNGRIQLDDMVTISHKAWRMPGSRMFIEVDTQVSVEDLIRGMVIQSGNDASVALAEHIARTEEDFAILMNQYAAKLGMTNTNFLNSTGLPDPEHLTTARDLAILARALINEFPEFYSWYSERSFTFNGITQFNRNRLLWQDPTVDGLKTGHTSSAGYCLVSSAKRDDMRVISVIAGTDSANQRIAESQRLINYAFRFFEGHKLYDAGQRLQETRVFGGAKDLINIGVEEAVHVTIPRGQYQNLAIELVIPNKLNAPIATGDQIGSLQISFNNEILAEPAIVALEAVEKGSFFKRLFDSIKLFFKNLFSFGN; via the coding sequence ATGAAACTAAGTCGTACACTGTTCGTGAGTCTTTTGGTCAGCCTTAGCTTAATTGCACCTAAAGTGTTGGCCAATACCCCGTTCATTATCCCATCACCGCCTAATGTGGCAGGCACCGCTCACATTGTGATGGACTTTGACAGCGGCGCGATAATCACCAGCCAAGAACCTGACATGAAAATTGAACCGGCTAGTTTGACGAAAATCATGACCGGCTATGTCGTGTTTAGTGAAATTCGCAATGGCCGCATTCAGCTCGATGATATGGTAACGATTAGCCATAAAGCTTGGCGTATGCCCGGTTCACGTATGTTTATTGAAGTCGATACACAAGTGTCGGTTGAAGATTTGATTCGTGGCATGGTCATTCAGTCTGGGAATGATGCCAGTGTGGCCTTAGCAGAACACATCGCCCGAACCGAAGAAGACTTTGCAATCTTAATGAATCAATATGCCGCAAAACTTGGCATGACTAATACCAACTTTCTGAACTCCACAGGACTTCCTGACCCTGAGCATCTAACCACAGCACGTGACCTGGCCATTCTTGCCCGTGCGCTGATTAATGAGTTTCCCGAGTTTTACAGCTGGTACTCTGAGCGCAGTTTTACCTTTAACGGTATTACTCAGTTCAACCGTAACCGTTTATTGTGGCAAGATCCAACCGTTGATGGCTTAAAAACTGGCCATACCAGTTCCGCTGGCTATTGTTTAGTCAGTTCAGCTAAGCGTGATGATATGCGTGTTATTAGTGTTATAGCGGGTACAGATAGTGCTAACCAACGTATTGCCGAAAGCCAACGTTTAATTAACTATGCGTTCCGTTTCTTTGAAGGCCACAAACTATATGATGCGGGACAACGTCTACAAGAAACGCGAGTTTTTGGCGGTGCCAAGGACCTTATTAACATCGGCGTTGAAGAGGCCGTCCATGTCACCATTCCACGTGGTCAATACCAAAACCTAGCGATTGAGTTAGTGATTCCTAACAAACTCAATGCGCCCATCGCAACTGGCGATCAAATTGGTAGCTTACAAATTAGTTTCAATAACGAAATCCTAGCGGAGCCAGCGATAGTCGCCCTTGAAGCAGTTGAAAAAGGCTCGTTTTTTAAACGGTTGTTTGACAGCATCAAACTCTTCTTTAAAAACCTATTTAGCTTTGGTAACTAG
- the rodA gene encoding rod shape-determining protein RodA: MIALWSKARLGSTYVKPKNWLARIHIDGWLLLGLATLLTISLMTIYSASGADWQVTKNHAIRMGIAVVLMLIFAQIPPSWLKLVTPWFFIAGFFMLIAVLVVGDMGKGAQRWLDLGFVRFQPSEMMKLVLPMMIAWLFISHDLRIHPLRFILGILLTLLTAGMIFLQPDLGTALLIAMSGLFVVFLAGLPWKFIVGALVTLLASAPIAWNFLHSYQQQRILTFLNPESDPLGAGYHIIQSKIAIGSGGIEGKGFLGSTQAHLEFLPESTTDFIFSVFAEEFGLIGVVALLVVYLFVLVRGLMIAYQAQERYAQLVAASFTLTFFIYILVNIGMVSGLFPVVGLPLPLISYGGTSMVTLLISFGILMSIHTHKKFLYQNNQEA; the protein is encoded by the coding sequence ATGATAGCACTCTGGTCTAAAGCTCGGCTGGGTTCAACCTATGTTAAACCCAAAAATTGGCTGGCACGCATTCATATTGATGGCTGGCTGCTTTTAGGTCTGGCTACGCTACTCACAATCAGTTTAATGACTATCTACAGTGCATCAGGTGCCGACTGGCAGGTGACCAAAAACCATGCTATTAGAATGGGGATTGCCGTAGTTTTAATGCTAATATTTGCTCAAATCCCACCGTCCTGGCTTAAATTGGTTACACCTTGGTTTTTTATTGCTGGTTTTTTTATGCTCATTGCCGTACTGGTTGTGGGCGATATGGGTAAAGGGGCACAACGTTGGTTAGACTTGGGCTTTGTTCGCTTTCAACCCTCTGAAATGATGAAGCTAGTGCTCCCAATGATGATCGCTTGGCTATTTATCAGCCACGATCTTCGCATTCATCCGCTAAGGTTTATCCTAGGCATCTTATTAACCCTGCTCACGGCTGGGATGATTTTTTTACAACCCGACTTGGGTACCGCACTACTTATTGCAATGAGCGGTTTGTTTGTGGTTTTTTTAGCAGGCCTGCCATGGAAATTTATTGTCGGTGCATTAGTTACACTTCTTGCTAGCGCACCTATTGCATGGAACTTCCTCCATTCCTATCAACAACAACGCATCCTAACCTTTTTAAACCCGGAATCAGACCCTTTAGGTGCCGGCTATCACATTATTCAATCAAAAATTGCGATTGGCTCTGGGGGTATTGAAGGTAAAGGCTTTTTAGGAAGCACCCAAGCCCATTTGGAATTTTTACCTGAAAGCACCACCGACTTTATTTTTTCAGTGTTTGCTGAAGAGTTTGGCCTCATTGGTGTTGTGGCTCTGCTTGTCGTTTATTTATTTGTATTGGTACGTGGCTTAATGATCGCTTATCAAGCTCAAGAGCGTTATGCCCAATTGGTCGCGGCAAGCTTCACCCTCACGTTTTTTATCTATATCCTTGTCAATATTGGCATGGTAAGCGGCTTATTCCCTGTGGTAGGCTTACCCTTACCGCTTATAAGCTATGGCGGGACGTCTATGGTCACCCTACTGATCAGTTTTGGGATACTAATGTCAATCCATACCCATAAGAAGTTTCTATATCAAAACAACCAGGAGGCTTAG
- a CDS encoding rod shape-determining protein, giving the protein MFRKLIGLFSNDLSIDLGTANTLIYVRGQGVVLNEPSVVAIRDNGRGNRQIVAVGNEAKLMLGRTPGNINAIRPLKDGVIADFHITEKMLQAFIRKVHEAKFFQPSPRVLVCVPSGSTQVERRAIRESAAGAGARQVFLIEEPMAAAIGAGMPVSEASGSMVVDIGGGTTEVATISLNGIVYADSVKVGGDRFNDAIIKFVRRNYGMLIGEASAEKIKHEIGSAYYEADPKTIEVRGRNLAEGVPRSFVLNSNEILEALQDPLAAIVGAVRTALERTPPELGSDVAEHGIVLTGGGALLRNLSTRLSEETGVAVIVADDPLTCVARGGGRALEMMDDKGLDVFSHD; this is encoded by the coding sequence ATGTTTCGTAAATTAATTGGCCTGTTTTCTAACGACCTATCCATCGACCTGGGCACCGCAAATACTCTTATCTATGTTAGAGGACAAGGGGTTGTGCTCAACGAACCCTCAGTCGTTGCCATTCGTGACAATGGTCGCGGTAACCGCCAAATCGTTGCGGTCGGCAATGAAGCCAAACTCATGTTAGGACGCACCCCTGGTAATATCAATGCCATTAGACCACTGAAAGACGGTGTGATTGCTGACTTCCATATCACTGAAAAAATGCTGCAAGCCTTTATTCGTAAAGTACATGAGGCCAAATTTTTTCAACCCAGCCCGCGCGTATTGGTATGCGTGCCCTCTGGTTCGACCCAAGTAGAACGTCGCGCAATTCGTGAATCTGCAGCGGGTGCGGGTGCAAGACAAGTGTTTTTGATTGAAGAACCCATGGCCGCTGCGATTGGGGCTGGCATGCCCGTAAGTGAGGCCAGTGGTTCAATGGTGGTTGATATTGGTGGGGGCACCACTGAGGTAGCGACTATTTCTTTGAATGGCATTGTCTATGCCGACTCGGTAAAAGTCGGGGGTGACCGCTTTAACGACGCGATCATTAAGTTTGTACGCCGCAACTACGGGATGTTGATTGGTGAAGCCAGCGCTGAAAAAATCAAACATGAAATTGGCTCTGCTTACTATGAGGCCGACCCTAAAACGATTGAAGTACGTGGTCGCAATTTAGCTGAAGGCGTACCGCGTAGCTTTGTTTTAAACTCGAATGAAATCCTTGAAGCCTTGCAAGATCCACTCGCCGCCATTGTTGGTGCGGTTCGAACGGCCTTAGAGCGCACGCCGCCTGAGTTAGGATCTGATGTAGCAGAACACGGTATTGTGTTAACCGGCGGCGGTGCCTTGCTGCGCAATTTAAGCACCCGCTTAAGTGAAGAGACCGGTGTTGCTGTAATTGTGGCCGACGATCCTTTAACCTGTGTAGCACGCGGCGGCGGCCGAGCATTAGAAATGATGGATGACAAGGGTCTAGACGTATTTTCGCACGACTGA
- a CDS encoding YbeD family protein, producing MTDNKYPTHTTAPNQPDTLIEFPCHFELKAMGQHCDEFVELVYQTTQKHAPDVSRDAIRLQASKNGKYVSVKITIYATHIQQIHGIYGELNTHPDVLWTL from the coding sequence ATGACAGACAATAAGTACCCAACTCACACAACTGCGCCCAATCAGCCCGACACGTTAATTGAATTTCCTTGTCACTTTGAATTAAAAGCGATGGGACAACATTGTGACGAGTTTGTTGAGCTGGTTTATCAAACCACCCAAAAACACGCGCCTGACGTCAGCCGCGATGCGATACGCTTGCAAGCCTCTAAAAATGGCAAATATGTATCAGTAAAAATCACCATTTACGCCACCCATATTCAACAAATTCATGGCATCTATGGTGAACTTAATACCCACCCTGATGTACTTTGGACGCTTTAA
- the mreC gene encoding rod shape-determining protein MreC, producing MSLNASSPQQDAVHFLAVFILSLLLMVFDYYGQYSGQVKSLLATALEPVERVANLPFQVHSWYLSSSTDQAELRNELLQLRSENLLLRNRLAHLDTTEHELERLQRLLGTTGRMANYDLQIASVIQFSITPITEYKTLNKGLINGVRLQQPVVDAEGVVGQISEVTPFKSRVLLISDPNHQISVRNIRTGARGILTGMGNGMTQLHFMPTNSSVRVDDLLVTSGLDGLFPSGYPVATIESVEQFPGESYLTIKARPLANLQHSYEVLIIERQKDD from the coding sequence ATTAGCCTCAATGCCAGCAGCCCGCAACAGGATGCCGTTCACTTCTTAGCGGTATTCATCCTTAGTTTGTTGCTAATGGTTTTCGATTATTATGGTCAATACTCTGGTCAGGTAAAAAGTTTACTTGCAACAGCACTTGAACCCGTTGAAAGGGTAGCTAACCTGCCTTTTCAAGTACACAGCTGGTATTTGAGTTCCAGTACTGATCAAGCAGAACTTAGAAATGAATTACTACAATTACGTTCTGAGAATCTACTCCTAAGAAATAGACTTGCTCACCTTGATACCACAGAGCACGAACTAGAAAGATTGCAACGCTTATTGGGTACAACGGGACGTATGGCTAATTATGATTTACAAATTGCCAGCGTCATTCAATTCTCAATAACACCCATCACTGAATACAAGACGCTAAATAAAGGTTTAATAAATGGGGTGCGCTTACAGCAACCCGTCGTTGATGCAGAGGGTGTTGTTGGGCAAATAAGCGAAGTCACTCCATTTAAAAGTCGCGTACTGCTTATTAGTGACCCCAACCATCAGATCTCAGTTAGAAATATACGAACAGGGGCACGCGGCATCCTAACAGGCATGGGCAATGGGATGACACAATTGCACTTCATGCCCACTAACAGCTCTGTAAGAGTTGATGACTTGCTGGTTACTTCTGGATTAGACGGCTTATTTCCATCTGGCTACCCGGTTGCAACAATCGAGAGCGTTGAACAATTTCCTGGTGAAAGCTACCTTACAATTAAAGCGAGGCCACTTGCCAACCTGCAGCACAGTTATGAAGTCCTTATCATAGAAAGACAAAAAGATGACTGA
- a CDS encoding aminotransferase class IV, with product MSDKVTQWAYLNGQFQPLHETKISVLDRGFLFGDGVYEVVPVYNQQVFEWPAHYARLERSLALTHIPNPLDQQAWLALLNELIQRHPWPHQFIYLQITRGVQTPRDHLPAAELIPTLLAYTNPLAPIDKRKVSQGIAAITHADLRWQHCDIKAITLLANVMAKQAAQAAEAQDALLVRPDGRVTEGSASNMFLIKDGTIHTPPLNEFILPGITRLVVEKLCRQHHIEFIERDIDQAELSTADELWLASSTKEIIPIVRLNHQPVGSGQAGRLWSQMFDLYQAYKNR from the coding sequence ATGAGCGATAAGGTGACGCAATGGGCATATCTAAATGGCCAATTTCAGCCTTTGCACGAAACGAAAATCTCGGTCCTTGACCGAGGTTTTTTATTTGGCGACGGCGTTTATGAAGTGGTACCGGTTTACAACCAACAAGTATTTGAGTGGCCGGCACACTATGCCAGACTTGAGCGCTCGCTTGCGTTAACCCATATCCCCAACCCACTCGATCAGCAGGCCTGGTTAGCCTTGCTAAACGAACTGATTCAACGCCACCCTTGGCCTCATCAGTTTATTTATCTACAAATCACCCGAGGTGTACAAACACCCCGTGATCATTTGCCGGCCGCTGAATTAATCCCTACGCTACTTGCCTATACCAACCCCCTAGCGCCGATAGACAAACGAAAAGTTAGCCAGGGTATTGCGGCGATTACTCATGCCGATTTACGTTGGCAACATTGTGATATCAAAGCGATTACTCTGTTAGCCAACGTCATGGCTAAACAAGCGGCACAGGCCGCAGAAGCGCAAGATGCGTTGTTAGTTAGACCTGACGGCCGCGTAACTGAAGGTAGCGCGAGCAATATGTTTTTAATTAAAGATGGCACTATTCATACCCCGCCGCTCAATGAATTTATATTGCCAGGCATTACCCGACTGGTGGTTGAAAAACTTTGTCGCCAACACCATATAGAATTTATTGAGCGCGATATTGATCAAGCTGAACTAAGTACCGCCGATGAATTATGGTTAGCCAGTTCAACCAAAGAGATTATTCCGATTGTGCGGCTTAATCATCAGCCCGTTGGCTCTGGCCAAGCTGGTCGGCTTTGGTCACAGATGTTTGACCTGTATCAAGCGTATAAAAATCGTTAA
- the gatA gene encoding Asp-tRNA(Asn)/Glu-tRNA(Gln) amidotransferase subunit GatA: MNMMSLAELNQALQTKQVSSVELTEFFLARIAEHDAKLNSFITVTAEQALSVAQAADKRLARGDAPHLCGIPMAHKDIFCTDGVLTSCGSKMLANFTAPYDAHIVSQFKALDMPMLGKTNMDEFAMGSSNESSYFGAVKNPWALDAVPGGSSGGSAAAVAAGLVPFATGSDTGGSIRQPASFCGISGLKPTYGLASRFGMIAYASSFDQAGPMAQSAEDLALTLDVMHSFDMRDSTSLDQPKPDYIAALYQPLAGLRIGVPASYFGEGLDAEVRQVIEAAIAEYEKLGAQCVAVELPNQAHAVAAYYILAPAEASSNLSRFDGVRYGHRCENPKDLADLYERSRAEGFGIEVQKRIMLGTYALSAGYYDAYYLKAQKVRRLIQQDFLTAFEQCDVIMGPVAPTPAFKLGEKTDDPLSMYLADLYTIPVNLAGLPAMSIPAGLVQGLPVGLHLVGPYFSEAKLLNIAHQFQLHTDWHRQVSPLAQGAAL, from the coding sequence ATGAATATGATGTCTTTAGCAGAGCTTAACCAAGCTTTGCAAACCAAACAGGTTTCGAGTGTTGAGCTGACCGAGTTTTTTTTGGCGCGGATTGCTGAGCATGACGCTAAGTTGAATAGTTTTATTACCGTGACGGCTGAGCAGGCGTTAAGTGTTGCGCAAGCAGCAGATAAGCGTTTGGCGCGTGGTGATGCGCCTCATTTGTGTGGTATTCCGATGGCGCACAAGGATATTTTTTGTACTGATGGCGTGTTAACCAGTTGTGGTTCAAAGATGTTGGCCAATTTTACGGCTCCTTATGATGCACACATTGTCAGTCAATTTAAAGCCCTTGATATGCCGATGTTGGGTAAAACCAATATGGATGAATTTGCGATGGGTTCGTCTAATGAGTCGAGTTATTTTGGTGCGGTTAAAAATCCTTGGGCGCTTGATGCGGTCCCTGGTGGGTCTTCGGGCGGTTCAGCTGCGGCTGTTGCAGCAGGCCTGGTTCCGTTTGCCACTGGTTCAGACACCGGCGGTTCTATTCGCCAACCTGCGAGCTTTTGTGGCATTAGTGGCCTAAAGCCAACTTATGGTTTAGCCTCGCGCTTTGGCATGATTGCGTATGCGTCAAGTTTTGATCAGGCTGGCCCGATGGCGCAATCGGCAGAGGATTTAGCGCTAACGCTGGATGTGATGCATAGTTTTGATATGCGTGATTCGACTAGTTTAGATCAACCTAAACCTGATTATATAGCGGCCTTATACCAGCCCTTAGCAGGCCTGCGGATTGGTGTGCCGGCCAGTTATTTTGGTGAGGGCTTGGATGCCGAGGTTAGACAGGTTATTGAAGCAGCGATAGCTGAATATGAAAAGTTGGGTGCGCAGTGTGTCGCCGTTGAATTACCCAATCAAGCACATGCCGTGGCGGCCTATTACATTTTGGCGCCTGCAGAGGCGTCATCAAACTTATCGCGATTTGATGGCGTGCGTTATGGCCATCGTTGTGAGAATCCAAAAGATTTAGCTGATCTTTATGAACGTTCGCGTGCTGAAGGTTTTGGCATTGAAGTGCAAAAGCGGATTATGCTGGGCACCTATGCGTTATCGGCTGGCTATTACGATGCCTATTATCTTAAAGCACAAAAAGTGCGTCGATTAATCCAACAAGATTTCTTAACCGCTTTTGAACAGTGTGATGTGATTATGGGTCCTGTGGCGCCGACCCCAGCGTTTAAACTGGGCGAAAAAACCGATGATCCGCTGAGTATGTATTTAGCGGATCTTTACACGATTCCCGTTAACCTAGCCGGCTTACCGGCCATGTCCATTCCAGCAGGCCTGGTGCAGGGCTTACCAGTCGGTTTGCACTTGGTAGGGCCCTATTTTAGTGAAGCGAAGTTGCTCAATATAGCGCATCAGTTCCAATTACATACTGATTGGCATCGTCAAGTATCCCCGTTAGCACAAGGAGCCGCACTATGA